Part of the Sphingomonas morindae genome, CCCAGCGCGGCGAGCGCGCCGGCATCCTTGCCGTCCAGCTCGGCGATCACCGCGTCCAGCCGCTCGGCCGGGAGCGGCAAGGGCCCGGCCGCGAGCGTCGGCACCAGATCGGGCAGCGTGATATCGACCGTGAAGCCGCCCGCGCCCGCCAGAGTGAGCGCATCGAGCGCGACGCGGATCGCCTCGATCGCGGCCGCGACGCTGTCGCTGCCCACCAGCTCGCATCCGGCCTGGCACATTTCCCGCTCGGGCCGCAGCTGCGTGCCGCGCACCTTGAGCACCTGGCCGGCATAGCAGAGGCGCAGCGGACGCGGCGCATGCGCCAGCCGGGTGGCGGCGATGCGCCCGACCTGGGCGGTGATATCCGGCCGCAGCGCCAGCGTGCGCTGCGAGATCGGATCCATCATCCGCAGCAGATCGGTCGGCCGCGAGGATTTCAGGCCGCGCGCGATGGTCGTCTCGAACTCGGCGAGCGGCGGCTCGACCCGGGCATAGCCGTTCATCTCCGCCGCCCACAGCACGGCGCCGCGGACACGGCCAAGGGCCTCGGCCTCGGGCGGCAGGCGGTCGCGCAGGCCTTCCGGCAAAAGGGCGGGATTTGTCATGACCGTGGCGTCTTAGCGGCTAATCCTCGGGACGCCAGTGGCGCCGTGCGGCGACCGCCCCGAACCCGCTTGGGTGCGGGGCGGCCGACCCGCCCGCTCAGCCGAAGCGGAGCGCGTGCACGGTGCGCACGCCCGGAAGCGCGCGCAGATCGGCGAGCAGCGCCTCGTCCACCGCCGTATCCACCGAGAGCAGCAGCACCGCCTCGCCCCCGGCGGCGCGGCGGCCGAGATGGAAGGTGCCGATATTCACCCCGGCCTGGCCCAGCGTGGTGCCGAGCCGCCCGATAAAGCCGGGCGCGTCCTCGTTGACGATATAGAGCATCGGACCGGCGAGATCGGCTTCCACCTTGATGCCGAAAATCTCGACCAGCCGCGGCGCGCCGTTGCCGAACAGCGTGCCGGCGACGCTGCGCGGCCCCTCGGCCGTCTCGGCGCTCACGCGCACCAAAGTGTGGTAATCGCCTTCGCGGTCATGGCGCACCTCGCGCACGTCGAGCCCGCGCTCGCGCGCCAGCGTCGGCGCGTTCACCATGTTCACCGTATCGGAATAGACGCGCATCAGCCCGGCCAGCACCGCGCCGGTGATCGGCTTCTGGTTGAGCTCGGCGGCGGCGCCTTCCACCTCGATCGCCACGCCGCGGATCGCGTCGCCCGCCAGCTGGCCCAGCAGCGAGCCGAGCCGCTCCGCCAGCGCCATATAGGGCTTCAGCTTGGGCGCTTCCTCGGCCGAGAGGCTGGGCATGTTGAGCGCGTTGGTGACGCCCCCCGCGATCAGGAAATCGGCCATCTGCTCGGCGACCTGGATCGCGACATTGACCTGCGCCTCGGTGGTGGAGGCGCCCAGATGCGGGGTGGAGATGAAGTTGGGCGTGCCGAACAGCGGCGAGGCCTTGGCCGGCTCCTCGACGAACACGTCGAGCGCGGCGCCGCCGATATGGCCGGAGTCCAGCCCCTCCTTGAGCGCCACCTCGTCCACCAGCCCGCCGCGCGCGCAATTGATGATGCGCACGCCCTTCTTGGCCTTGGCCAGCGCCTCGCGGCTGAGGATGTTGCGCGTCTGGTCGGTCAGCGGCGTGTGCAGCGTGATGAAATCGGCGCGGGCGAGCAGCTGGTCCAGCTCCACCTTCTCCACGCCCAGCTCCAGCGCGCGCTCGGCGGTGAGGAAAGGATCATAGGCGATCACCTTCATCTTCAGGCCCAGCGCGCGATCGGCCACGATCGAGCCGATATTGCCCGCGCCGATCAGGCCCAGCGTCTTGGCGGTCAGCTCCACGCCCATGAAGCGGTTCTTCTCCCACTTGCCGGCCTGGGTGGAGGCATCGGCCTCGGGCAGCTGGCGGGCGAGCGCGAACATCAGCGCGATGGCATGCTCGGCGGTGGTGATGGAGTTGCCGAAGGGCGTGTTCATCACCACGACGCCGGCGGCCGAGGCGGCCGGGATATCGACATTGTCGACGCCGATGCCGGCGCGCCCCACCACCTTGAGATTGGTCGCGGCGGCGAGCACCTCCTTGGTCACCTTGGTGGCCGAGCGGATGGCGAGGCCATCATAGCCGCCGATGATGGCGATCAGCTCGTCCTTGGTCTTGCCGGTAATCTCA contains:
- a CDS encoding ATP phosphoribosyltransferase regulatory subunit, which produces MTNPALLPEGLRDRLPPEAEALGRVRGAVLWAAEMNGYARVEPPLAEFETTIARGLKSSRPTDLLRMMDPISQRTLALRPDITAQVGRIAATRLAHAPRPLRLCYAGQVLKVRGTQLRPEREMCQAGCELVGSDSVAAAIEAIRVALDALTLAGAGGFTVDITLPDLVPTLAAGPLPLPAERLDAVIAELDGKDAGALAALGAEAYLPLIEAAGPVDAALARLAGLDRGAVLASRLAGVRAIVAAIGDRARITLDPTERHGFEYQSWIGFSLFVEGARGEIGRGGSYTILHPDGHEEPATGFSLYLDPLVAAGLAPSARPKVFLAEGYDAAAADRLHGQGYATVAALSAQDDAARLGCAFIWANGALSPVTEGR
- the serA gene encoding phosphoglycerate dehydrogenase, translated to MPKVLISDKMDPKAAQIFRERGIEVDEITGKTKDELIAIIGGYDGLAIRSATKVTKEVLAAATNLKVVGRAGIGVDNVDIPAASAAGVVVMNTPFGNSITTAEHAIALMFALARQLPEADASTQAGKWEKNRFMGVELTAKTLGLIGAGNIGSIVADRALGLKMKVIAYDPFLTAERALELGVEKVELDQLLARADFITLHTPLTDQTRNILSREALAKAKKGVRIINCARGGLVDEVALKEGLDSGHIGGAALDVFVEEPAKASPLFGTPNFISTPHLGASTTEAQVNVAIQVAEQMADFLIAGGVTNALNMPSLSAEEAPKLKPYMALAERLGSLLGQLAGDAIRGVAIEVEGAAAELNQKPITGAVLAGLMRVYSDTVNMVNAPTLARERGLDVREVRHDREGDYHTLVRVSAETAEGPRSVAGTLFGNGAPRLVEIFGIKVEADLAGPMLYIVNEDAPGFIGRLGTTLGQAGVNIGTFHLGRRAAGGEAVLLLSVDTAVDEALLADLRALPGVRTVHALRFG